A region from the Lonchura striata isolate bLonStr1 chromosome 16, bLonStr1.mat, whole genome shotgun sequence genome encodes:
- the SMIM10L3 gene encoding salivary gland specific protein SAGSIN1, with product MAAALAALAARLSQSAAARSYGVFCKGLTRTLLIFFDLAWKLRINFPYLYIVASMMLNVRLQVHIEIH from the exons ATGGCGGCGGCTCTGGCCGCGCTCgctgccaggctctcccagtcGGCCGCGGCCAGGTCCTACGGCGTGTTCTGCAAGGGGCTCACCAGGACCCTCCTCATCTTCTTCGACCTGGCCTGGAAGCTCCGCATCAACTTCCCCTACCTCTACATCGTCGCCTCCATGATGCTCAACGTGCGGCTGCAG GTCCATATTGAGATCCATTGA